The Streptomyces sp. NBC_01439 genome contains the following window.
CCGCGGCAACACCCAGCGCGCGCTGGTCAAGATGCTCCGCGAGGCCGGTGCGGCGGAGGTCCACATCCGGATCTCCTCGCCGCCGGTGAAGTGGCCGTGCTTCTTCGGCATCGACTTCGCCACCCGGGCCGAGCTGATCGCCAACGGCATGACGGTCGACGAGATCGCCACTTCCCTGGGTGCGGACTCGCTCTCGTACATTTCGCTCGACGCGATGGTCGAGGCGACCACCATCCAGAAGCCCAACCTCTGCCGTGCCTGCTTCGACGGCGAGTACCCGATGGAGCTGCCCGACCCGCAGCTCCTGGGCAAGCAGCTGCTGGAGTCCGAGCTCGCGGGCGGCACGGACGCCGCCGACGCGCTCCGCCGCCCGTAGCCCTGGCTGAACCTGCGCCGGGCCCTGTCTTTGAGGCTTCTCCCAGGGCCCGGCACCACACGCAGTAACGACACGAAAGCTCTCTCCTGTCATGACAGAGAAGACCACCGGTGCCAGCTACGCAGCCGCAGGCGTGGACATCGAAGCGGGCGACCGCGCCGTCGAGCTGATGAAGGAGTGGGTGAAGAAGACGCAGCGCCCCGAGGTCCTCGGCGGCCTCGGCGGCTTCGCCGGCCTCTTCGACGCCTCCGCCCTCAAGCGCTACGAGCGCCCGCTGCTCGCCTCGGCCACCGACGGCGTCGGCACCAAGGTGGACATCGCCCGCCAGCTCGGCGTGTACGACACCATCGGCCACGACCTGGTGGCGATGGTCATGGACGACATCGTCGTCTGCGGTGCCGAGCCGCTCTTCATGACCGACTACATCTGCGTCGGCAAGGTGCACCCCGAGCGTGTCGCGGCGATCGTGAAGGGCATCGCCGAGGGCTGTGTCCTCGCCGGCTGCGCCCTGGTGGGCGGCGAGACCGCCGAGCACCCCGGCCTGCTGGGTCCGGACGACTTCGACGTGGCCGGTGCCGGAACGGGCGTCGTCGAGTACGACCGCCTGCTCGGTGCGGATCGCATCCGTACGGGTGACGCCGTCATCGCGATGGCTTCGTCCGGCCTTCACTCGAACGGGTACTCGCTCGTCCGTCACGTCCTCTTCGAGCGCGCCAAGATGTCGCTGGAGGGTCACGTGGAGGAGCTCGGCCGCACCCTCGGCGAGGAGCTCCTGGAGCCCACCAAGATCTACTCGCTGGACTGCATGGCCCTCACCCGTACGGCCGAGGTGCACGCCTACTCGCACATCACCGGCGGCGGCCTCGCGGCGAACCTGGCCCGGGTCATCCCGGACCACCTGCACGCCACGGTCGACCGTTCGACCTGGGCCCCCGGCGCCATCTTCGACCTGGTCGGCAAGGCCGGTCAGGTGGAGCAGTTGGAGCTGGAGAAGACCCTGAACATGGGTGTCGGCATGATGGCCGTCGTTCCGCAGGAGTCGGTGGACGTGGCGCTGACCGCGCTGGCCGACCGGGGTGTCGACGCGTGGGTCGCGGGAGAGATCCTGGAACGCGGCGACCACGCCGAGGGTGCGACCATGACCGGTTCCTACGCGAGCTGAGCAGCACTGAAACCCGGCCCGGGGCGATGCCCTGGACCGGGTTTCAGTCTTTTTGTCTGTCGTGCAGACGCCTCAGGGCGTCAAGCGCCGCGACGCTGTGACGACGGTCCGGACTCTTCGTCCTCGTCGTCGTCATCCGTGTTGTAGAGGTCCGCGTACCGAGCGTACGGGTCGTCCTCGTCCAGCTCGTCGTCGTCTACCTCGACCGGCTCGCTGACAGGCAGCGGTTCCACGGTCGATGCGCCCAGCTCGTTGGCCAGACGCGAGAGGTCAGTCCCGCCGCTGCTGTACTTCAGCTGGCGGGCGACCTTCGTCTGCTTGGCCTTTGCCCGGCCGCGCCCCATGGCTCGACCCCCTCGGTGACGGGGCTCGACGGCCCCAGAGTCTGACACGCGTTCATGGTTCGGAGCGGGCTCTCC
Protein-coding sequences here:
- the purM gene encoding phosphoribosylformylglycinamidine cyclo-ligase; this encodes MTEKTTGASYAAAGVDIEAGDRAVELMKEWVKKTQRPEVLGGLGGFAGLFDASALKRYERPLLASATDGVGTKVDIARQLGVYDTIGHDLVAMVMDDIVVCGAEPLFMTDYICVGKVHPERVAAIVKGIAEGCVLAGCALVGGETAEHPGLLGPDDFDVAGAGTGVVEYDRLLGADRIRTGDAVIAMASSGLHSNGYSLVRHVLFERAKMSLEGHVEELGRTLGEELLEPTKIYSLDCMALTRTAEVHAYSHITGGGLAANLARVIPDHLHATVDRSTWAPGAIFDLVGKAGQVEQLELEKTLNMGVGMMAVVPQESVDVALTALADRGVDAWVAGEILERGDHAEGATMTGSYAS
- a CDS encoding DUF3073 domain-containing protein; amino-acid sequence: MGRGRAKAKQTKVARQLKYSSGGTDLSRLANELGASTVEPLPVSEPVEVDDDELDEDDPYARYADLYNTDDDDEDEESGPSSQRRGA